A region of Salinibacter sp. 10B DNA encodes the following proteins:
- a CDS encoding metal-dependent hydrolase: MELTYFGHSTFQIETESTTLLFDPFFEDNPHTETTPDALAPDVVLVSHAHFDHYADVEAFAGPDGPLVLSNFEIISRVGEDYDHENVQPLNEGGTVDFEWGSVEAVHARHTSSFPDGSYGGVPEGFVLEFDERTVYYAGDTAPFAEMEWIGDLYDVDLMLAPVGDVVTMGVDGAIHAADMTDADAVVPIHYNTFPFIQVDIEEVAESIEDAGVTCHQLDPNSTLSL; this comes from the coding sequence ATGGAGCTTACGTACTTTGGGCATTCGACCTTTCAGATTGAAACGGAGAGCACGACTCTGCTCTTCGATCCCTTTTTCGAAGACAACCCACACACTGAGACGACCCCCGACGCGTTGGCCCCCGACGTTGTGCTCGTCTCCCACGCTCACTTCGACCACTACGCCGACGTGGAGGCCTTTGCCGGGCCGGACGGCCCCCTGGTGCTTAGTAATTTTGAGATCATCTCTCGGGTTGGAGAGGACTACGACCACGAAAACGTACAGCCCCTGAATGAGGGAGGGACTGTGGACTTTGAGTGGGGATCCGTCGAGGCCGTTCATGCGCGTCACACGTCCAGCTTCCCGGACGGATCGTACGGCGGGGTGCCCGAAGGATTCGTGCTCGAGTTTGATGAGCGGACGGTGTACTATGCCGGCGACACGGCTCCGTTCGCTGAAATGGAGTGGATTGGCGATCTGTACGATGTCGACCTGATGCTTGCTCCGGTCGGCGATGTGGTGACGATGGGCGTAGACGGGGCGATTCACGCCGCAGACATGACCGATGCTGATGCGGTCGTGCCCATTCACTACAATACGTTCCCGTTCATTCAGGTGGATATTGAAGAGGTTGCAGAGAGCATTGAGGATGCTGGAGTTACATGCCACCAGTTGGATCCCAACTCCACCTTGTCCCTGTAA
- the purN gene encoding phosphoribosylglycinamide formyltransferase → MLLVLVTADSAPMRLAVFASGGGTNFQAILDAIADGDLPAHPACCVSNTPEAGALERAARHDVPTAVVNPSDHADAASFGNALLDVLARHEVSFIALAGYMLKIPPNVVDAYRGRMTNVHPALLPAFGGKGMYGMHVHEAVLEYGTHWSGATVHLVDEEYDHGPVVLQEPVPVYADDTPERLAERVKTVEHRIYPEALRLFAQDRVHFDGRTVRLDNYDSPVSLSRP, encoded by the coding sequence GTGCTCCTCGTTCTCGTGACCGCCGACTCGGCCCCGATGCGTCTTGCCGTCTTTGCCTCCGGTGGAGGCACCAATTTCCAGGCCATCCTGGACGCCATCGCCGATGGTGACCTCCCGGCCCATCCCGCCTGCTGTGTAAGCAATACTCCGGAGGCGGGCGCACTGGAGCGTGCGGCACGCCACGACGTGCCAACGGCCGTTGTCAACCCATCCGACCACGCCGACGCCGCTTCCTTTGGCAATGCCTTGCTGGACGTGTTGGCCCGGCACGAGGTGTCGTTTATTGCCCTGGCCGGATATATGCTCAAGATTCCGCCGAACGTCGTGGACGCGTACCGAGGCCGCATGACAAACGTACATCCAGCCCTTCTTCCTGCCTTTGGCGGCAAGGGGATGTACGGGATGCACGTGCACGAGGCTGTCCTTGAGTATGGGACCCATTGGAGCGGTGCCACCGTCCACCTTGTCGATGAGGAGTACGACCACGGCCCTGTGGTCCTGCAAGAGCCCGTGCCAGTGTACGCCGATGATACCCCTGAACGGCTTGCCGAACGCGTGAAAACTGTCGAGCATCGAATATATCCCGAAGCCCTCCGGCTTTTCGCACAGGATCGGGTCCACTTCGACGGTCGTACGGTTCGGCTTGACAACTACGATTCGCCTGTGTCGCTCTCTCGCCCCC
- the mreC gene encoding rod shape-determining protein MreC, giving the protein MDLRSQLLDWILLAGLLFLSVVTMLGQNQPLSRALRAQALEVTAQVENSFAWMGGYLRALEENQELRRRNVELSSKVARTRSVRMQNRELERLLNLRDSSSAQMVAARIVTKDIFHQENFLTLDVGAADGVKEGMPVVHEGGIVGTVMLTSDDYSRVMPYLNTDFRVPGTIVPLQTEGIVRWEGERHDRLLLEHVVKTEPVEAGQQVVTSGHSAVFPPGRAIGTVDSVIVQPGRSELRIYLEPAVSLHEIGYAFVILSTPDSARRQLDSRSIG; this is encoded by the coding sequence ATGGACCTCCGATCCCAGCTGCTTGATTGGATCCTGCTTGCGGGACTGCTCTTCCTCTCAGTCGTCACGATGCTCGGTCAGAATCAACCGTTGAGCCGGGCCCTGCGCGCCCAGGCGCTCGAAGTTACCGCCCAGGTGGAAAATAGCTTTGCCTGGATGGGGGGCTATCTGCGTGCTCTGGAAGAAAACCAAGAGCTCCGCCGTCGAAACGTCGAATTGTCGAGCAAGGTGGCCCGAACCCGATCGGTCCGGATGCAAAACCGAGAGCTGGAACGATTGCTCAACCTCCGGGACAGCAGTTCGGCTCAAATGGTGGCCGCCCGCATCGTTACGAAAGACATTTTCCACCAAGAAAACTTCTTGACGCTCGACGTCGGAGCAGCGGACGGGGTGAAAGAGGGCATGCCGGTCGTCCACGAAGGCGGCATCGTGGGGACCGTGATGCTCACAAGCGACGACTATTCCCGAGTGATGCCGTATTTGAATACGGATTTCCGTGTGCCGGGAACGATCGTTCCCCTCCAAACGGAAGGAATCGTTCGCTGGGAGGGCGAACGTCACGACCGCCTCCTCCTCGAACACGTCGTAAAAACAGAGCCGGTCGAAGCCGGTCAGCAGGTCGTCACGAGCGGACACAGCGCTGTCTTCCCCCCCGGCCGGGCCATCGGCACGGTAGACTCCGTCATAGTGCAGCCGGGCCGAAGCGAGCTTCGAATTTACCTTGAACCTGCCGTCTCTCTTCACGAGATTGGGTATGCCTTCGTCATCCTGAGCACTCCGGACTCAGCCCGCCGACAGCTCGACTCTCGCTCGATCGGATAG
- a CDS encoding metallophosphoesterase family protein produces the protein MTIGILSDTHGYFHPKLIDDLDGVDLILHAGDVGDLGILDGLGTVAPVRAVWGNIDDAGSRRRLSEHERFTVEGLDVWMTHIAGRPGRWQNGMGEKLSEDPPDILICGHSHILRVERVDRLGGMLFVNPGAAGKHGFHERKTCLRLTIRDGTPKQMEVIHLDAED, from the coding sequence GTGACAATCGGCATCCTTTCAGATACCCACGGCTATTTTCATCCCAAGCTCATTGACGACCTTGACGGCGTGGACCTAATCCTTCATGCCGGGGACGTAGGCGACCTCGGAATCTTGGATGGGCTGGGGACGGTGGCGCCCGTACGGGCCGTGTGGGGCAATATCGACGACGCTGGCAGTCGGCGTCGCCTCTCCGAGCACGAGCGGTTTACGGTGGAGGGGCTCGACGTGTGGATGACTCACATTGCAGGCCGACCCGGACGTTGGCAGAACGGAATGGGGGAGAAGCTATCGGAAGATCCGCCGGATATTTTGATCTGTGGCCACAGTCACATCCTCCGCGTCGAACGGGTCGACCGCCTCGGGGGCATGCTCTTCGTTAATCCTGGAGCGGCAGGCAAACACGGCTTCCATGAACGCAAGACCTGCCTTCGCCTCACAATTCGCGACGGAACGCCCAAGCAAATGGAGGTGATTCATCTCGACGCTGAAGACTGA
- the hslU gene encoding ATP-dependent protease ATPase subunit HslU, producing the protein MPSATEHVEDLTPRQIVEELDKYIIGQEDAKKNVAIALRNRWRRQNAPKEMRDEIMPNNIIMIGPTGVGKTEIARRLARLARAPFIKVEASKFTEVGYVGRDVDSMIRDLTDIAVNMVQEEHKEEVQDRARELAEERILDILIPPQDQRAGNGASENDPGFQVEPSTTTESSSENSSLRQRTREKFRNKLERGDLDDREIEIEVSTDSSSMMQVFGPMGMEEMGVDLEELFGNLGGGGKQKTRRVTVEEAREILTQEEAQKLIDMDQVKEDALERVQQAGIVFVDEIDKVAAGTRTRDDGGAGQGVSRQGVQRDLLPIVEGSNVQTKHGMVKTDHILFVASGAFHASKPSDLIPELQGRFPIRVELNNLDEEDFYEILTKPKNALIKQYRALLRSENVSIEFEDDGVRELAKIAAQVNADVENIGARRLHTVLTTLLEDLLFDVPEEIPPGSSVTVDAEMVKDRLSSIASSRDLSQYIL; encoded by the coding sequence ATGCCTAGCGCGACCGAGCACGTCGAAGACCTGACGCCCCGACAAATTGTTGAGGAGTTGGACAAGTACATCATTGGCCAGGAAGACGCGAAGAAGAACGTCGCCATCGCCCTGCGCAACCGGTGGCGCCGACAGAACGCGCCCAAGGAGATGCGGGACGAGATCATGCCGAACAACATCATCATGATCGGCCCCACCGGCGTGGGAAAGACTGAGATCGCGCGGCGGCTCGCGCGGCTGGCCCGGGCGCCGTTCATTAAGGTGGAAGCCTCCAAGTTTACGGAGGTGGGGTATGTGGGGCGTGATGTGGACAGTATGATCCGCGACCTCACGGACATTGCCGTAAACATGGTGCAGGAGGAGCACAAGGAAGAAGTGCAGGATCGGGCCCGGGAGCTGGCCGAAGAGCGCATCCTGGATATTCTCATTCCCCCCCAGGATCAACGTGCCGGCAATGGGGCCTCGGAGAACGATCCTGGATTCCAGGTCGAGCCGTCCACGACTACGGAGTCCTCCTCCGAAAACAGCAGCCTCCGGCAGCGCACGCGCGAGAAGTTTCGCAACAAGCTGGAGCGCGGCGACCTGGATGACCGCGAAATTGAGATTGAGGTGAGCACCGACTCCTCGTCGATGATGCAGGTATTTGGCCCAATGGGCATGGAGGAAATGGGCGTCGACCTGGAGGAGCTCTTTGGCAATCTCGGGGGCGGCGGCAAACAGAAGACACGCCGGGTTACGGTGGAAGAGGCCCGAGAGATTCTGACCCAGGAGGAGGCCCAAAAGCTGATCGACATGGATCAGGTGAAAGAAGACGCCCTGGAGCGCGTCCAGCAGGCCGGCATCGTGTTCGTAGACGAGATTGACAAGGTTGCGGCCGGTACTCGTACCCGAGACGATGGAGGCGCGGGACAAGGCGTGTCCCGGCAGGGTGTACAGCGCGACCTCCTTCCCATCGTGGAGGGGTCAAACGTGCAGACGAAGCACGGCATGGTGAAAACCGACCACATCCTTTTCGTCGCCAGCGGCGCCTTTCACGCCTCTAAGCCCAGTGATCTCATTCCCGAACTGCAGGGCCGCTTCCCCATTCGGGTCGAACTCAACAACCTCGATGAGGAGGACTTCTATGAGATTCTCACCAAACCCAAGAACGCCCTCATCAAACAGTACCGGGCCCTTCTGCGCTCGGAAAACGTGAGCATCGAGTTTGAGGATGACGGCGTACGGGAACTGGCCAAGATTGCCGCGCAGGTGAATGCCGACGTGGAAAACATCGGTGCACGACGACTCCACACGGTCCTCACCACTCTTTTGGAAGACCTGCTCTTTGACGTACCGGAAGAGATTCCGCCCGGCAGCAGTGTGACGGTAGACGCGGAGATGGTCAAGGACCGGCTCAGCTCAATTGCTTCCAGCCGCGACTTGAGCCAGTACATCCTCTAG
- the hslV gene encoding ATP-dependent protease subunit HslV: protein MGSASDTPHGTTVLGVRHNGKIALGSDGQATMGETVMKHKAEKVRELYGGDIIAGFAGSTADAFTLFERFEEKLQEYGGNVTRAAVELAKEWRTDRYLRKLEALLAVASARRLLLISGSGDVIEPDDNIVAIGSGGPYALAATRAFLENGESFSAREIVEKGLSIAADICIYTNSNQTILEIDAESN from the coding sequence ATGGGTTCTGCCTCCGACACTCCGCACGGCACTACGGTCCTCGGCGTCCGCCACAACGGGAAAATCGCCCTTGGCTCAGACGGCCAGGCCACTATGGGCGAAACCGTTATGAAGCACAAGGCGGAAAAGGTACGTGAGCTCTACGGCGGGGACATCATTGCTGGCTTCGCGGGCTCCACGGCAGATGCCTTCACGCTGTTCGAGCGGTTTGAGGAGAAACTCCAGGAGTACGGCGGAAATGTCACCCGTGCCGCTGTGGAGCTGGCAAAGGAATGGCGCACGGACCGGTACCTCCGAAAGCTTGAAGCGTTACTGGCAGTGGCTTCCGCCCGACGCCTCCTGCTAATTAGTGGGAGTGGCGACGTGATCGAACCGGACGATAATATTGTAGCCATCGGCTCTGGAGGACCCTATGCCCTTGCTGCCACGCGCGCTTTCCTGGAAAATGGGGAGAGTTTCTCGGCCCGCGAAATCGTCGAGAAGGGCCTGTCGATTGCCGCTGACATTTGCATCTATACCAACAGCAATCAGACGATCCTCGAGATTGACGCCGAATCGAATTAG
- a CDS encoding rod shape-determining protein: MFFNFSQDVAIDLGTANTLVYIRGEGIVLNEPSIVAVDHNTREVRELGYEALQMHERTHKDIETIWPLKDGVIADFKVAEQMIQGLLKKVKKNWLTSIRSMVVCVPSGITEVEKRAVRDSAEHAGAKKVNLVAEPMAAAIGIGLDISEAVGNMVVDIGGGTTEIAVIALSGIVIDESLRVGGSELDNAIMQYFKRNHNLLIGSRTAERIKCEIGSAIELDTELELSVKGRDLVSGIPKLRTISSVNVREALHDNLDQISAAVLRALERTPPELGADVLERGIMMTGGGAMLEGIDKMLRDRVELPVYVAEDPLTAVVRGTGEVLENLEDYERVLT, encoded by the coding sequence ATGTTTTTCAATTTCTCACAGGACGTGGCCATCGACCTGGGCACGGCCAACACACTGGTCTACATCCGCGGCGAAGGTATCGTCCTGAATGAGCCAAGCATCGTGGCCGTGGACCACAACACGCGCGAGGTTCGCGAGCTTGGCTACGAAGCCCTACAGATGCATGAGCGTACCCATAAGGACATTGAGACCATCTGGCCACTCAAGGATGGCGTGATTGCCGACTTCAAGGTGGCCGAACAGATGATCCAGGGCCTACTGAAGAAGGTGAAGAAAAACTGGCTCACGTCCATTCGGAGTATGGTGGTATGCGTGCCGAGCGGGATTACCGAGGTGGAAAAACGGGCCGTACGAGACTCCGCTGAGCATGCTGGCGCCAAAAAAGTCAACCTCGTGGCCGAGCCGATGGCCGCAGCGATTGGCATCGGCCTCGACATTAGTGAAGCCGTGGGCAACATGGTCGTCGACATCGGCGGTGGTACCACCGAGATTGCCGTGATTGCCCTTTCCGGCATCGTGATCGATGAGTCGTTGCGCGTCGGGGGGTCGGAGCTCGACAACGCCATCATGCAATACTTCAAGCGCAACCACAACCTTCTGATTGGGTCCCGAACGGCCGAGCGTATCAAATGCGAGATTGGTAGTGCCATCGAACTGGATACCGAACTGGAGCTGTCGGTGAAAGGACGTGACCTGGTCAGCGGCATTCCGAAGCTGCGAACCATCTCGTCCGTCAACGTGCGAGAAGCCCTCCACGACAACCTCGACCAGATTAGTGCGGCTGTACTGCGCGCCCTCGAACGCACGCCGCCGGAGCTCGGGGCCGACGTATTGGAGCGCGGCATCATGATGACGGGCGGTGGGGCCATGCTCGAAGGCATCGACAAAATGTTGCGCGACCGGGTTGAACTGCCGGTATACGTGGCCGAAGACCCCTTGACGGCCGTGGTACGCGGCACCGGAGAGGTATTGGAAAACCTCGAAGACTACGAGCGCGTATTGACCTAG
- the dacB gene encoding D-alanyl-D-alanine carboxypeptidase/D-alanyl-D-alanine-endopeptidase, which translates to MLTFCCPSLRRPVAALVFFAACLPLSAAGQAPYSESAAAEELTETISQTLDTEPFEGAYWGVHIVNLRSGTVLYSKNAQSNFVPASNVKLLTTAAALDQLTADYRFRTRVYADGPIEDGTLKGNLIVRGSGDPTIGGYEQRDDPTRVFRQWADSLKALGITHISGNIIGDDNRMDDTPLGHGWSWSDISYAYAAEIGGLVFNENTVDLHVLGQEVGQPAKITWEPFDTDYVNVVNRSRTIPWRTEDDEKYQRIMGTNTIHVRTKVHPNREETESITITNPTLYFVHVLREVLLREGISVGGTPADLDETATTVQYDSDLVRPVASYTSKPLRQIVRTLNHESQNLYAEQILRTLAVEVPPQTTEDLKPGSSALGVKSVRKTLAAARVDTSRIQLVDGSGLSRQNLVRPQSIVRLLQYMWTHPAPAASSAFYDSLPKGGQEGTLEYRFQGNAPAHANVRAKTGTLSNTSSLSGYVTSERGTPLAFSIFCNHHLAEGNQVRSAQDVLVNALARLPL; encoded by the coding sequence ATGCTCACGTTCTGTTGTCCCTCCCTCCGCCGTCCTGTTGCCGCACTCGTCTTCTTTGCGGCCTGTCTTCCCCTGTCTGCCGCCGGCCAGGCCCCGTACTCCGAATCCGCCGCGGCCGAAGAGTTGACGGAGACCATCTCCCAAACCCTGGACACTGAACCATTCGAAGGCGCATACTGGGGCGTTCACATCGTCAATCTACGGTCCGGGACCGTCCTGTACTCGAAAAATGCGCAGAGCAATTTCGTCCCGGCCTCGAACGTGAAGCTGCTCACCACTGCCGCCGCCCTCGACCAACTGACCGCCGACTATCGCTTTCGAACCCGCGTCTACGCCGACGGTCCTATCGAAGACGGCACGCTGAAGGGAAATCTCATTGTCCGCGGCAGTGGCGATCCCACCATTGGCGGCTACGAGCAACGCGACGATCCTACGCGGGTGTTCCGCCAATGGGCCGACTCTCTCAAGGCGCTGGGAATTACTCACATCTCCGGTAACATTATTGGGGACGACAACCGCATGGACGACACGCCCCTGGGCCACGGCTGGAGTTGGAGCGACATCTCCTACGCGTACGCGGCCGAGATTGGCGGACTGGTCTTCAACGAGAACACCGTCGACCTTCACGTGCTCGGACAGGAGGTCGGCCAACCTGCCAAAATCACGTGGGAGCCCTTCGACACCGACTACGTGAACGTGGTAAATCGCTCCCGCACCATTCCCTGGCGCACTGAGGACGACGAGAAGTACCAGCGCATTATGGGAACCAACACGATTCACGTTCGGACGAAAGTCCACCCCAACCGGGAAGAGACTGAATCCATTACCATCACCAATCCCACGCTGTACTTCGTCCACGTCCTGCGCGAGGTTCTCCTTCGGGAAGGAATTTCGGTGGGCGGCACGCCGGCAGACCTTGACGAAACGGCCACGACGGTGCAATACGATTCCGACCTCGTTCGCCCTGTGGCGTCCTACACCTCGAAGCCCCTTCGGCAGATCGTCCGCACGCTCAACCACGAAAGCCAAAACCTGTACGCGGAGCAAATCCTGCGAACGTTGGCCGTGGAGGTCCCTCCGCAGACAACCGAGGATCTCAAGCCTGGCTCGTCCGCCCTTGGCGTCAAATCAGTTCGGAAGACGCTCGCAGCAGCACGAGTAGACACGAGCCGTATCCAACTCGTCGATGGGTCCGGCCTCTCCCGTCAAAACCTCGTGCGGCCCCAGTCCATCGTGCGGCTGCTTCAGTACATGTGGACGCACCCCGCCCCTGCAGCCAGTTCTGCCTTTTACGACTCGCTTCCGAAAGGTGGGCAAGAGGGCACCCTCGAATATCGATTTCAGGGAAATGCTCCCGCACACGCAAACGTCCGCGCCAAAACAGGCACCCTCTCTAATACTAGTAGCCTGAGTGGGTACGTTACGTCTGAACGTGGCACTCCCCTTGCCTTCTCCATTTTCTGCAACCACCACCTTGCCGAGGGAAATCAGGTCCGGTCGGCTCAGGACGTCCTCGTAAATGCTCTTGCGCGCCTGCCGCTGTAG
- a CDS encoding NYN domain-containing protein, whose product MTHDQTHDRSAHAAMFVDYENLYSVLTSQSSKDAKTSEYATEILDEVQRYLEEGDDTPTILGRAYGPFDVLLDTEDSGVPAELHRHGINPAYVPAAMQGNTSEIQLTIEVTQFLQERPDVQTVVIVTGDRPYLPLVRTIREHGRRALVAAVNPPQTDRYVESGLYLDARNLLSPDSREDLLANAPRNGKSYDASSSNQRHEELTDPSTRRAIEITEEHFGQYEEVYLTPLLRKLSEILGPDEDPKALVSELEAAGAVRLEKRSGYPYDYTVLIVHDDHPDVRAIQNGDRTASRSSSDSTERSSSGSTASPGTDEAPTEAPDEAYEPYDYDEYAIDEALSADPEDSTADAEPAMSSEGTDGSSATDEDASAPSTGEDSR is encoded by the coding sequence ATGACCCACGATCAGACGCACGACCGCTCTGCACACGCGGCAATGTTTGTTGACTACGAGAATTTATATTCCGTTCTCACCTCTCAGAGCTCCAAAGACGCAAAGACCAGCGAGTACGCAACAGAGATCCTCGACGAGGTACAACGCTATCTCGAAGAGGGCGATGATACTCCAACCATTCTCGGCCGTGCCTACGGTCCCTTCGATGTATTGCTCGACACCGAAGATTCTGGCGTTCCCGCCGAACTTCACCGCCACGGCATCAATCCGGCCTACGTTCCGGCCGCCATGCAGGGCAATACCTCCGAGATCCAGCTTACCATTGAGGTGACCCAGTTTCTGCAGGAGCGTCCGGATGTGCAAACGGTGGTGATTGTCACGGGCGACCGTCCGTATCTCCCCCTCGTACGGACCATCCGAGAGCACGGACGCCGGGCTCTCGTTGCTGCCGTCAACCCTCCTCAGACGGACCGATACGTGGAAAGTGGCCTCTACCTCGACGCCCGCAACCTGTTGAGCCCCGATTCACGGGAAGACCTCCTGGCCAATGCGCCCAGAAACGGAAAAAGCTACGACGCCTCCTCGTCGAATCAGCGTCACGAGGAGCTCACCGACCCGTCCACCCGCCGGGCAATCGAAATTACGGAGGAGCACTTTGGCCAATACGAAGAAGTGTACCTAACGCCTCTCCTTCGAAAGCTGTCGGAGATTCTAGGCCCTGATGAAGATCCAAAGGCACTGGTAAGCGAGTTGGAGGCTGCCGGCGCCGTTCGACTCGAAAAGCGAAGTGGATACCCCTACGACTATACGGTGCTCATTGTCCACGACGACCACCCCGACGTGCGCGCCATCCAGAACGGGGACCGGACAGCGTCCCGTTCGTCTTCAGATTCCACAGAGCGCTCCTCCTCTGGCTCAACTGCATCCCCTGGGACTGATGAGGCTCCCACTGAGGCTCCCGATGAGGCCTACGAGCCATACGACTACGACGAATACGCGATCGATGAGGCACTTTCGGCGGATCCCGAGGACTCGACCGCCGATGCTGAGCCCGCAATGTCCTCTGAGGGGACCGATGGATCGTCTGCCACAGACGAGGACGCCTCGGCGCCGTCCACGGGGGAGGACTCCCGATAA
- the purH gene encoding bifunctional phosphoribosylaminoimidazolecarboxamide formyltransferase/IMP cyclohydrolase, protein VRRALLSVYDKTDIVPFARRLVDLDVELISTGGTAATLRDAGLPVTEVATETGVPEVLEGRVKSLHPAIHAGLLARRSHEPDMAALEERGYEPIDLVVCNLYPFEHVVSDPETDRETAMANVDIGGPTMIRAAAKNHASVGVVTTPDAYDAVASELEENDGHLSKPTRRGLATDAFAHTATYDQAIHQYLSATEDSADTEASTSLPNPLRLSLPRAESLRYGENPHQDGALYGHPERFFEQIHGADLSYNNLNDISAALSLIDEFRDAEPTCAILKHTNPSGVATADALETAWDRAFATDRQSPYGGIVIVNNALDRATAEAIDEIFTEIIIAPEFEPGVVDFLAENDRRRVVRHVAAARDTDRLDVRSVLGGLLVQTRDPVLPPFDQIDHWDVATDRSPTDAERKDLDFAWRVCKHVKSNAIVYARDRATLGIGAGQMSRIDSSEIAVHKAGKSELDLSGSVVASDAFFPFADGLEAAAEEGARAAIQPGGSIRDDEVIDAANAYDVAMVFTGQRHFRH, encoded by the coding sequence GTCCGACGTGCACTTCTCTCCGTGTACGACAAAACGGACATCGTTCCGTTCGCCCGGCGCCTCGTGGACCTCGACGTAGAACTCATCTCTACGGGCGGCACCGCCGCAACGCTGCGAGACGCGGGACTGCCCGTTACGGAGGTCGCCACGGAAACCGGGGTACCGGAAGTCTTGGAGGGCCGCGTAAAGTCCCTTCACCCCGCAATCCACGCGGGCCTTCTCGCTCGTCGGTCCCACGAGCCCGATATGGCGGCCCTAGAGGAACGGGGCTATGAACCGATCGACCTTGTCGTCTGCAATCTCTACCCATTCGAGCACGTGGTGTCGGATCCGGAAACGGACCGAGAGACTGCGATGGCGAATGTCGACATCGGCGGCCCCACCATGATCCGGGCCGCCGCCAAAAACCACGCGTCTGTCGGGGTCGTGACTACCCCGGACGCCTACGATGCCGTGGCCTCGGAACTGGAAGAAAACGATGGGCATCTCTCCAAACCGACGCGCAGGGGCCTAGCCACCGACGCCTTTGCTCACACGGCGACGTACGACCAAGCTATTCATCAATATCTATCAGCGACCGAGGACTCGGCGGACACGGAGGCGTCCACGTCTCTTCCCAACCCCCTCCGCCTCTCTCTTCCCCGCGCCGAGTCTCTTCGCTATGGCGAGAACCCGCATCAGGACGGAGCGCTTTACGGCCACCCCGAACGCTTCTTCGAACAAATTCACGGGGCCGACCTCTCGTACAACAATCTCAACGACATCAGCGCCGCCCTCTCGTTGATCGACGAGTTTCGGGACGCAGAGCCGACGTGTGCTATCCTCAAGCATACCAATCCCAGTGGGGTAGCTACGGCCGACGCTCTGGAGACGGCCTGGGATCGTGCATTTGCTACGGACCGGCAATCGCCGTACGGCGGCATCGTGATCGTAAACAACGCCCTGGACCGTGCCACCGCTGAGGCAATCGACGAGATCTTCACTGAGATCATCATCGCGCCTGAGTTTGAGCCCGGCGTCGTGGATTTCTTGGCCGAAAACGATCGTCGGCGGGTGGTCCGCCACGTAGCGGCGGCTCGCGATACCGACCGGCTCGACGTGCGCTCGGTTCTCGGTGGTCTGCTTGTGCAGACGCGTGACCCGGTCCTCCCCCCGTTCGACCAAATCGATCACTGGGACGTTGCCACCGACCGCTCCCCTACCGACGCCGAGCGGAAGGACCTCGACTTTGCCTGGCGGGTCTGCAAACACGTGAAGAGCAATGCCATCGTGTATGCGCGTGACAGAGCCACCCTCGGAATTGGCGCCGGGCAGATGAGCCGGATCGACTCGTCGGAGATTGCGGTCCATAAAGCCGGAAAATCGGAACTTGACCTTAGCGGCTCCGTGGTAGCGTCCGATGCATTCTTCCCATTCGCCGACGGGCTGGAAGCCGCAGCGGAGGAAGGGGCCCGTGCAGCCATCCAACCGGGCGGCTCCATCCGAGACGACGAGGTGATCGACGCCGCTAATGCATACGACGTCGCGATGGTCTTTACCGGTCAGCGCCACTTTCGACACTAG